The following coding sequences lie in one Girardinichthys multiradiatus isolate DD_20200921_A chromosome 13, DD_fGirMul_XY1, whole genome shotgun sequence genomic window:
- the LOC124879177 gene encoding C-type lectin domain family 17, member A-like isoform X8, translating into MSSDIYSKVDSTRKVRYAKKEQVDRTEWEEREVNIYESAENVADSYKGSQLQEQGQQVPPAAKKSPARSTKLCIMLLWIWMIATSIALTVYFTLEIQKVSNSYDHQHQKLSGLIFYKGKWCPDKWTRFGSSCYFKYKETKSWSESRKHCQKQEADLVIINSQAEQDFVKKLNGNGDSWIGLEYKWIEETRTYDWRWVDGSPLTQAFWGTGWPKSDIYWPYATYCDGEGKWKNTYYYDYNYKTYDYKNWICEK; encoded by the exons ATGTCCTCAGATATTTACTCCAAAGTAGATTCAACCCGGAAGGTGAGATATGCCAAAAAAGAGCAAGTGGACAGAACAGAATGGGAGGAGAGGGAGGTAAATATCTACGAGTCTGCTGAAAATGTTGCTGACAGCTACAAAGGTTCTCAACTACAGGAACAAG gccaACAGGTGCCACCTGCAGCCAAGAAAAGTCCTGCCAGAAGTACAAAACTGTGCATAATGTTGCTGTGGATTTGGATGATAGCTACAAGCATCGCCCTGACCGTATATT TCACTTTGGAAATACAGAAAGTGAGCAACAGCTACGACCATCAACACCAGAAACTTTCAG GTCTGATCTTCTATAAAGGAAAGTGGTGTCCTGATAAATGGACGAGATTTGGAAGCAGCTGTTACTTTAAATACAAGGAGACCAAAAGTTGGTCTGAAAGCAGGAAACACTGTCAGAAACAAGAAGCTGATCTGGTGATCATAAACAGTCAAGCTGAACAG GATTTTGTAAAAAAGCTGAATGGAAATGGAGATTCCTGGATTGGTCTTGAATACAAGTGGATAGAAGAGACAAGGACGTATGACTggagatgggtggatggatcaCCACTGACACAAGC GTTCTGGGGAACAGGATGGCCAAAGTCTGACATTTACTGGCCATATGCAACATACTGCGATGGTGAAGggaaatggaaaaacacataTTATTACGATTACAATTACAAGACTTACGATTACAAGAACTGGATTTGTGAGAAATGA